A window of Anolis carolinensis isolate JA03-04 unplaced genomic scaffold, rAnoCar3.1.pri scaffold_21, whole genome shotgun sequence contains these coding sequences:
- the LOC100566973 gene encoding zinc finger protein 850-like isoform X1, whose translation MENLHPHSTSHIEEKLHKCMDCGKCFMWRSSLTKHQQTHTGEKPYTCMECGKSFTWSGHLRSHQRTHTGEKPYQCTECGKSFSRIGNLRSHQRTHTGEKPYQCIECGKSFSRRDNLRSHQITHTGEKTYQCMECGKSFSRRDSLRSHQRTHTGEKPYTCMECGKSFRHSGGLRSHQRTHTGQKPYTCMECGKSFSHSGGLRSHQRTHTGEKPYQCMECGKSFIQSGVLHSHQRIHTGEKPHKCIECGKSFRRSEYLRSHQRTHTGEKPYQCTECGKSFSHSGHLRSHQRTHTGEKPYQCMECGKSFGKSGHLRSHQRTHTGEKPYQCIECGKSFSRRDNLCFHQRTHTGEKPYQCMECGKSFSQSGMLSSHLRIHTGEKPYTCIECGKSFSQSGTLRSHQRMHTGEKLYQCMECGKSFNQRGNLRSHQRTHTGEKPYQCIECGKSFSQGEALRSHQRTHTGEKPYHCIECGKSFSQREALRSHLRTHTGEKPYQCMECGKSFSQSGMLSSHLRIHTGEKPYQCMECGKSFSRSEYLRSHQRLHTGEKPYQCTECGKSFSRRDSLCFHQRLHTGEKPYQCIDCGKSFSDGGGLRSHQRTHTGEKPYQCIECGKSFRHSAGLRCHQRTHTGEKPYQCTECGKSFIRSGDLRCHQRTHTGEKPYQCTECGKSFIRSGDLRFHQKIHTGEKPYQCTECGKSFIRSGDLRFHQKIHTGEKPYQCTECGKSFIRSGDLRCHQRTHTGEKPYQCVECGKSFSHSGGLRGHQRTHTGEKPYQCMECGKSFIQSGKLRSHQRIHTRLEEETFLSIPCST comes from the coding sequence ATGGAAAATCTTCATCCCCATTCCACATCACATATAGAGGAGAAGCTACATAAGTGTATGGACTGTGGAAAATGTTTCATGTGGAGAAGTTCTCTTACTAAACATCAacaaactcacacaggagagaagccatacacatgcatggaatgtggaaagagcttcacttggAGTGGACACCttcgttcccatcaaaggacccacacaggggagaagccgtatcaatgcacggaatgtggaaagagcttcagtcgtaTTGgaaatctgcgttcccatcaaaggacccacacaggggagaagccgtatcaatgcatcgaatgtggaaagagcttcagtcgaagGGACAATCTGCGCTCCCATCAAataacccacacaggggagaagacgtatcaatgcatggaatgtggaaagagcttcagtcgaagGGACAGTCTGCGCtcccatcaaagaacccacacaggggagaagccatatacatgcatggagtgtggaaagagcttcaggcaCAGTGGAGGTCTGCGTTCCCACCAGAGGACCCACACAGGGCAGAAGCCATAtacatgcatggagtgtggaaagagcttcagtcacagtggaggTCTGCGTTCCcaccaaaggacccacacaggggagaagccgtatcaatgcatggaatgtggaaagagcttcattcagagCGGAGTGCTGCATTCCCACCAAAGGATCCACAccggagagaagccacataaatgcattgaatgtggaaagagcttccgcCGGAGTGAatatctgcgttcccatcaaaggacccacacaggggagaagccgtatcaatgcacagaatgtggaaagagcttcagtcatagtggacatctgcgttcacatcaaaggacccacacaggggagaagccgtatcaatgcatggaatgtggaaagagcttcggtaaaagtggacatctgcgttcccatcaaaggacccacacaggggagaagccgtatcaatgcatcgaatgtggaaagagcttcagtcgaagGGACAATCTGTGCTtccatcaaagaacccacacaggggagaagccgtatcaatgcatggaatgtggaaagagcttcagccaaAGTGGAATGCTGAGTTCCCATctgaggatccacacaggggagaagccatatacatgcatagaatgtggaaagagcttcagccaaAGTGGAactctgcgttcccatcaaaggatgcacacaggggagaagctgtatcaatgcatggaatgtggaaagagcttcaatcaGAGGGgaaatctgcgttcccatcaaaggacccacacaggggagaagccgtatcaatgcatcgaatgtggaaagagcttcagtcagggGGAagctctgcgttcccatcaaaggacccacacaggggagaagccgtatcattgcatagaatgtggaaagagcttcagccagAGAGAAGCTCTGCGTTCACAcctaaggacccacacaggggagaagccgtatcaatgcatggaatgtggaaagagcttcagccaaAGTGGAATGCTTAGTTCCCATctgaggatccacacaggggagaagccgtatcaatgcatggaatgtggaaagagcttcagccgGAGTGAatatctgcgttcccatcaaaggctccacacaggggagaagccgtatcaatgcacggaatgtggaaagagtttcagtcgaAGGGACAGTCTGTGCTTCCATCAAAGgctccacacaggggagaagccgtatcaatgcatagactgtggaaagagcttcagtgatggTGGAGGTCTGCGTTCCcaccaaaggacccacacaggggagaagccgtatcaatgcatcgaatgtggaaagagcttcaggcaCAGTGCAGGTCTGCGttgccatcaaaggacccacacaggggaaaagccgtatcaatgcacggaatgtggaaagagctttattaGGAGTGGAGATCTGCGttgccatcaaaggacccacacaggggagaagccgtatcaatgcacggaatgtggaaagagctttattaGGAGTGGAGATCTGCGTTTTCATCAaaagatccacacaggggagaagccgtatcaatgcacggaatgtggaaagagctttattaGGAGTGGAGATCTGCGTTTTCATCAaaagatccacacaggggagaagccgtatcaatgcacggaatgtggaaagagctttattaGGAGTGGAGATCTGCGttgccatcaaaggacccacacaggggagaagccgtatcaatgcgttgaatgtggaaagagtttcagccaCAGTGGAGGTCTGCGtggccatcaaaggacccacacaggggagaagccatatcagtgcatggaatgtggaaagagcttcattcagagtggaaaactgcgttcccatcaaaggatccacacacgGTTAGAGGAAGAGACCTTCCTTTCAATTCCCTGTTCTACTTAA